The following are from one region of the Streptomyces fradiae genome:
- a CDS encoding adenosylcobinamide-GDP ribazoletransferase translates to MDGLRFAFGTLTVLPARITRWDRDAARAGMLCAPLAGLVVGLFAAAVGGVFLLLGAGPLLAAVLTVAVPALLTRGLHLDGLADTADGLGSAKPAEDALRIMKQSDIGPFGVIALVLALLAQVAALYELYGEGWAHGTVAAALAATVARLAITGASREGVPAARPEGLGAIVAATVPVRAAALTALAVLALAAASGALFSAWDAVRQVLAVLAALGVAELLLRRCVRRFGGVTGDVFGAVEETALTVALVALTLG, encoded by the coding sequence ATGGACGGCCTGCGTTTCGCCTTCGGCACCCTCACCGTGCTCCCCGCCCGCATCACCCGCTGGGACCGCGACGCGGCCCGCGCCGGGATGCTCTGCGCCCCGCTCGCGGGCCTGGTCGTCGGCCTGTTCGCGGCCGCGGTCGGCGGGGTGTTCCTGCTGCTCGGCGCCGGCCCGCTGCTCGCCGCCGTCCTCACCGTCGCGGTCCCCGCCCTGCTGACCCGCGGCCTCCACCTCGACGGCCTCGCCGACACCGCCGACGGCCTCGGCAGCGCCAAGCCGGCCGAGGACGCGCTGCGCATCATGAAGCAGTCGGACATCGGCCCGTTCGGCGTCATCGCCCTGGTCCTGGCCCTGCTCGCCCAGGTCGCCGCGTTGTACGAGCTGTACGGCGAGGGCTGGGCGCACGGCACGGTGGCCGCCGCCCTCGCCGCGACCGTCGCCCGCCTCGCCATCACCGGCGCCTCCCGCGAGGGCGTGCCCGCCGCCCGCCCCGAAGGCCTGGGCGCGATCGTGGCCGCGACCGTCCCCGTACGCGCCGCCGCCCTGACGGCGCTGGCGGTCCTCGCCCTCGCGGCGGCGAGCGGCGCACTGTTCTCCGCGTGGGACGCGGTACGCCAGGTGCTTGCGGTCCTCGCCGCGCTCGGGGTGGCGGAGCTGCTGCTGCGGCGGTGCGTGCGGCGGTTCGGCGGGGTGACGGGGGATGTGTTCGGGGCGGTGGAGGAGACGGCGCTGACGGTGGCGCTGGTAGCACTGACACTGGGGTGA